In Paraflavitalea devenefica, a single window of DNA contains:
- a CDS encoding L,D-transpeptidase family protein, whose translation MKYVLIVAAFLLTGGSVWSQTTASSFNFVEYQKTFPRTSDAWKRKEDTLMKQFQEKGLAWPFRYMYVRSFKYDSQLEVWVKYEQNEPFKLFKTYKVCALAGTLGPKRMQGDYQVPEGFYYINEFNPKSQYHLSLGLNYPNASDRILSDSLQPGGDIYIHGSCVTTGCIPITDQQIEEIYILAAHARSQGQDFIPVHIFPIHFKNQRSSIYLDKYMKDFPEYAPMADELKHAYLYFEKTKKLPVIMVSKKGDYVVEGAIPVTPDKAKVVKKRDPRPAKEFTGEIAAVVNKLPVFPGGNTGFQAFIDKLSHEMAQYLEEDQKKAYVMVEFVIDKEGKPGYTKVIKGGNDELNDKLIDAFDKMPNWTPAVRLEQHVAVKLKQSLFIERLETSSTKTGGPTGGTAAN comes from the coding sequence ATGAAATATGTACTGATAGTAGCTGCGTTCCTTCTTACAGGAGGTAGTGTGTGGTCTCAAACCACTGCTTCCAGCTTTAACTTCGTCGAATACCAGAAAACATTCCCCCGCACCAGTGATGCCTGGAAACGCAAAGAGGACACTCTCATGAAGCAGTTCCAGGAAAAAGGCCTGGCCTGGCCATTCCGCTACATGTATGTGCGTTCTTTCAAATACGATAGTCAACTGGAGGTATGGGTGAAGTATGAGCAAAATGAGCCTTTCAAACTGTTCAAGACCTATAAAGTATGCGCCCTGGCCGGTACATTAGGCCCCAAACGTATGCAGGGCGACTACCAGGTGCCCGAAGGGTTTTACTACATCAATGAGTTTAACCCCAAAAGCCAGTACCATCTTTCCCTGGGTCTCAATTATCCCAACGCCTCAGACCGTATCCTGAGCGATTCCCTGCAACCCGGAGGGGATATTTATATCCACGGCAGTTGTGTGACCACCGGTTGCATTCCTATTACTGATCAGCAGATTGAAGAAATATATATCCTGGCCGCACATGCCCGCAGCCAGGGACAGGATTTTATACCTGTGCATATTTTCCCTATCCATTTCAAAAACCAACGCAGCAGTATCTACCTGGATAAGTATATGAAGGACTTTCCGGAATATGCACCCATGGCCGATGAGCTGAAACATGCTTACCTGTATTTTGAAAAAACGAAGAAGTTACCGGTGATCATGGTCTCCAAAAAAGGCGATTATGTAGTGGAAGGGGCCATACCGGTTACGCCCGATAAAGCGAAAGTGGTGAAGAAGAGAGACCCGCGTCCGGCAAAAGAATTCACCGGCGAAATAGCAGCGGTCGTGAATAAGCTGCCTGTATTTCCCGGCGGCAATACGGGGTTCCAGGCCTTCATTGATAAGTTGAGCCATGAAATGGCCCAATACCTGGAAGAAGACCAGAAGAAAGCCTATGTGATGGTGGAGTTTGTGATAGACAAGGAAGGAAAACCGGGTTATACTAAAGTGATCAAGGGTGGCAATGATGAACTGAATGATAAACTGATCGATGCTTTTGATAAGATGCCCAACTGGACGCCTGCCGTGCGGCTGGAACAGCATGTGGCCGTGAAGCTGAAGCAGTCATTGTTCATTGAGCGCCTGGAAACCTCCTCCACCAAAACCGGAGGCCCCACCGGCGGAACTGCCGCTAATTAA
- the hppD gene encoding 4-hydroxyphenylpyruvate dioxygenase, protein MPAQTATIASVDTSTDFLPLQGTDYVEFYVGNAKQAAHFYKTAFGFQSLAYAGPETGVKDRASYAVRQEKLTFVFTTPLRAGNAIADHIYKHGDGVKALALRVDDAASAWRETTKRGAKSYLEPVKLSDTQGELVMSGIHTYGDTVHLFIERKNYQGPFMPGFRAWQSNYNPSPTGLLYVDHCVGNVGWNQMNKWVGFYEQVMGFRNILSFDDKDISTEYSALMSKVMSNGNGFVKFPINEPAEGKKKSQVEEYLEFYDGEGCQHVALATANIVETVTALRDRGVEFLQVPTTYYDDLQERVGKIDENIEPLKELGILVDRDDEGYLLQIFTKPVEDRPTLFFEIIQRKGAKSFGKGNFKALFEAIEREQEARGNL, encoded by the coding sequence ATGCCTGCTCAAACGGCAACTATTGCTTCCGTTGATACCAGTACCGATTTCCTGCCATTGCAGGGTACCGATTACGTGGAATTTTATGTGGGTAATGCCAAACAGGCCGCCCACTTTTATAAAACAGCCTTTGGTTTTCAGTCGCTTGCTTATGCAGGACCTGAGACCGGGGTAAAAGACCGCGCCAGCTATGCGGTGCGCCAGGAGAAACTGACTTTTGTATTTACCACGCCATTGAGAGCCGGTAATGCGATAGCCGATCATATTTATAAGCACGGCGATGGGGTGAAAGCCCTGGCCCTGCGGGTAGACGATGCCGCCAGCGCCTGGCGGGAAACCACGAAGCGGGGGGCCAAAAGCTACCTGGAGCCGGTGAAGCTGAGCGATACCCAGGGCGAGCTGGTCATGAGTGGTATCCATACCTATGGCGATACCGTACACCTGTTTATCGAGCGCAAAAACTACCAGGGCCCTTTTATGCCGGGGTTCAGGGCCTGGCAGTCCAACTATAATCCTTCTCCTACAGGATTGTTGTATGTAGACCACTGCGTGGGCAATGTAGGCTGGAACCAAATGAATAAATGGGTAGGCTTTTATGAGCAGGTAATGGGCTTCCGCAATATCCTCAGCTTTGACGATAAAGATATTTCTACCGAATACTCTGCCCTGATGAGTAAGGTAATGAGTAATGGGAACGGGTTTGTCAAATTCCCCATCAATGAGCCGGCAGAAGGCAAGAAGAAATCACAGGTAGAGGAATACCTGGAGTTTTATGATGGGGAAGGTTGCCAGCACGTAGCCCTGGCCACTGCCAATATTGTGGAAACAGTAACGGCCTTGCGTGATCGTGGGGTAGAATTTCTGCAGGTGCCTACCACGTATTACGATGATCTGCAGGAGCGGGTAGGGAAGATTGATGAAAATATTGAACCGCTCAAAGAACTGGGTATCCTGGTAGACCGCGATGATGAAGGCTACCTGTTACAGATATTCACCAAACCCGTAGAAGACAGGCCCACCCTGTTTTTCGAGATCATCCAGCGCAAAGGCGCTAAAAGTTTCGGCAAAGGCAACTTCAAAGCATTGTTTGAAGCGATTGAGCGTGAACAGGAGGCGAGGGGAAATCTTTAG
- the aqpZ gene encoding aquaporin Z, with amino-acid sequence MNASLLKKCLAEFVGTFVLVFMGCGSAVLAGSHVGFLGISFAFGLSVLAMAYAIGHISGCHINPAITISMLATGKITAKETGGYIIAQILGAIAGAAVLYYIAGGKADYSLAANGLGQNGVEGGSPDHYSLVSGLVTEIVLTAIFLVVIHGATSKHNSNGLMAGTAIGLSLTLIHIVGIPVTGVSVNPARSIGPALFVGGDALSHLWVFIVGPIVGGLIGGGIWKAIDKPN; translated from the coding sequence ATGAACGCTTCGTTGTTGAAAAAATGTTTGGCAGAATTTGTTGGCACTTTTGTATTGGTATTCATGGGATGCGGCAGCGCCGTGCTGGCCGGCAGCCATGTTGGCTTCCTGGGCATCTCCTTTGCTTTTGGCCTATCGGTCCTGGCCATGGCCTATGCCATCGGCCATATTTCCGGTTGCCATATTAACCCGGCTATTACCATCTCCATGCTGGCCACCGGCAAAATAACCGCCAAAGAAACAGGCGGTTACATCATTGCGCAGATCCTGGGCGCTATAGCCGGCGCCGCCGTTCTTTATTACATAGCAGGCGGCAAGGCCGATTATTCGCTGGCAGCCAACGGCCTGGGCCAGAATGGCGTGGAAGGTGGCTCGCCCGACCACTATTCACTGGTTAGTGGCCTGGTCACCGAAATTGTGCTCACGGCCATTTTCCTGGTAGTGATACATGGCGCTACCAGTAAGCACAACAGCAATGGCCTGATGGCCGGCACCGCCATTGGCCTCTCGCTCACCCTGATCCATATTGTGGGCATTCCTGTTACCGGCGTTTCCGTCAACCCTGCCCGGAGCATCGGCCCGGCCCTTTTTGTGGGGGGTGATGCCCTGTCGCATCTGTGGGTATTTATTGTGGGACCGATTGTCGGCGGCCTGATCGGCGGCGGTATCTGGAAGGCGATAGATAAACCCAACTGA
- a CDS encoding 5-(carboxyamino)imidazole ribonucleotide synthase produces MQKVGILGGGQLGRMLLQTAANYPVETYLMENDPACPAAHLCHHFTLGDIRNFDDVYNFGKGLDALTIEIESVNEDALEKLEQEGVKVYPRPSALRTIKNKILQKQFYKDLQIPTAPFVVTQNKRELREQAAFLPAVHKIGLGGYDGRGVQVIKTADHLDKGFDAPSVLEKMVTIQKEIAMIVAINAKGETALYPAVDMVFDPTLNLLDYQISPADIPEKTLWKVEAMALAVVKGLKSPGLFAVELFIDRQGDVFVNETAPRVHNSGHHTIEANYSSQFDMLWRIMLDYPLGNADHILPAAIVNLLGAEGHSGDAKYDGLHEVLQMDNVFVHIYGKKQTKPGRKMGHITIVSKDKHDLTYKAHRIKNTLKVIS; encoded by the coding sequence ATGCAAAAAGTTGGTATTCTCGGCGGCGGACAATTAGGCAGAATGTTATTACAGACAGCCGCTAATTATCCTGTTGAAACCTATCTCATGGAAAACGATCCCGCATGCCCTGCGGCCCATCTGTGCCATCATTTCACGCTGGGAGACATCCGGAACTTTGATGATGTATACAATTTCGGAAAAGGACTGGATGCGCTGACCATTGAGATTGAATCCGTTAATGAAGATGCGCTCGAAAAGCTGGAACAGGAAGGCGTGAAGGTCTATCCCAGGCCATCCGCTTTGCGTACCATTAAAAACAAGATACTTCAGAAACAATTCTATAAGGACCTCCAGATACCCACTGCTCCTTTTGTAGTGACCCAAAATAAAAGGGAACTGCGGGAACAGGCCGCTTTCTTACCGGCCGTGCACAAAATAGGACTGGGCGGTTATGACGGCCGTGGCGTGCAGGTGATCAAAACAGCCGACCACCTCGATAAAGGTTTTGATGCGCCCTCCGTGCTCGAAAAGATGGTAACCATCCAAAAAGAGATCGCCATGATCGTAGCCATCAATGCCAAAGGAGAAACAGCGCTCTACCCGGCAGTGGACATGGTATTTGACCCGACCCTCAATTTGCTGGATTACCAGATAAGTCCGGCCGATATCCCCGAAAAAACACTGTGGAAAGTAGAAGCCATGGCACTGGCCGTAGTGAAAGGATTAAAAAGCCCCGGTCTTTTTGCCGTGGAATTGTTCATTGACAGGCAAGGCGATGTATTCGTGAATGAAACAGCACCGCGGGTGCATAACAGCGGGCATCATACTATAGAAGCCAACTACTCCTCTCAATTTGATATGCTGTGGCGCATCATGCTCGATTATCCGCTCGGCAATGCAGACCATATTCTTCCGGCAGCTATTGTGAACCTGCTGGGTGCAGAAGGACATAGCGGAGACGCTAAATATGATGGGCTCCACGAAGTGTTGCAGATGGATAATGTATTTGTCCACATCTATGGGAAAAAACAAACGAAACCCGGGCGCAAGATGGGGCATATAACTATCGTCAGTAAGGATAAACACGACCTGACCTATAAAGCACATCGTATTAAAAACACATTAAAAGTCATCAGTTAG
- a CDS encoding efflux RND transporter periplasmic adaptor subunit — protein sequence MRRSMPTFSCANTRSNKWSMNTKHMHMKGISPVALALLFVSFIACKEEKKTETPATGAPRNAPLQVEAFIVKTQPLSENLEVPGTLQPYEQTEIRPEITGRVVKLNIPEGSFVKKGTLLVKLFDEDLQAQLKKLQVQLQINAKTAERQKELLTIGGISQQEYDLSELAVNNLKADIDLVRVSIGKTEIRAPFDGRIGLKAISDGAYITPTNLITTISQVGQLKMEFSVPEKYSDLMRKGRPVTFTIAGTNKKFNAAVLATESVIEANTRTLRVRTVVKGSDPALVPGAFAKVGLRLDENDKALIIPTQAVIPQARNKRVIVYSGGVVKYQIVSTGIRDSSYVQITDGLKLGDTVITTGLLAIRPDSKIKLTKVQ from the coding sequence ATGAGACGTAGCATGCCCACTTTTTCCTGTGCCAATACGCGAAGCAATAAATGGTCAATGAATACCAAACACATGCACATGAAAGGTATAAGCCCTGTTGCACTGGCATTATTATTTGTATCGTTTATTGCCTGTAAGGAAGAAAAGAAAACGGAGACGCCGGCAACCGGCGCCCCGCGCAATGCCCCCCTGCAGGTGGAAGCATTTATTGTAAAGACCCAACCCCTCAGCGAAAACCTCGAAGTGCCCGGCACGTTACAGCCGTATGAACAAACAGAGATCCGCCCCGAGATCACCGGACGGGTTGTAAAGCTGAATATACCCGAAGGAAGTTTTGTAAAGAAAGGCACCCTGCTGGTGAAGCTCTTTGATGAAGACCTGCAGGCACAATTAAAGAAATTGCAGGTACAGTTACAGATCAACGCCAAAACAGCCGAACGGCAAAAGGAGTTATTGACCATTGGCGGTATCAGTCAGCAGGAATATGACCTGAGCGAACTGGCCGTAAATAACCTGAAGGCAGATATAGACCTGGTGAGAGTGAGCATCGGCAAAACAGAGATCCGCGCGCCCTTTGATGGCCGTATCGGTTTGAAGGCGATCAGTGACGGCGCTTATATCACTCCCACCAATCTCATTACTACTATCAGCCAGGTAGGACAACTGAAGATGGAATTCTCTGTACCGGAAAAATACAGCGACCTGATGCGTAAAGGCAGGCCTGTAACATTTACCATTGCCGGCACCAACAAAAAATTCAATGCTGCTGTGCTGGCTACCGAATCGGTGATAGAGGCCAATACCCGTACCTTACGGGTGAGGACCGTAGTGAAAGGCAGTGACCCGGCACTGGTGCCCGGCGCTTTTGCCAAGGTAGGATTGAGACTGGATGAAAATGACAAGGCACTGATCATACCCACACAGGCTGTTATACCACAGGCACGGAATAAGCGGGTGATTGTTTATTCGGGCGGCGTGGTCAAATACCAGATCGTTAGCACCGGCATCCGCGACTCTTCGTATGTACAGATCACCGATGGCCTGAAGTTGGGAGATACCGTGATCACCACCGGCCTGCTGGCCATCCGCCCGGACAGCAAAATCAAATTAACCAAAGTTCAATAA
- a CDS encoding efflux RND transporter permease subunit produces the protein MNISELSLRRPVLATVLNIAIVLFGVIGFTFLGIRDYPAIDPPNVSVGTSYPGANAEIVESQITEPLEKAINGIAGVKNITSTSSQGTSRINVEFELSIDLEAAANDVRDKVSQASRSLPDDLPAPPVVSKADASSDAIISMTIQSNTRNQLQITEYANNVLVERLQTIPGVSAIQIWGEKRYAMRVWFNPAKLSAYGLTPGDVQSALARENVELPSGKISGNTTELSIRTYGRLFTEEDFNNVIIKTVNGNEIRLKDVAEAVLGPENEETILKESLIPMIALALVPQPGSNYVSISNEFYKRFEQLKKEVPGDIKLNIALDQTRFIKQSISEVEETLIIALILVVLIIYLFFRDWIISIRPLIDIPVSLIGAFFIMYLSGFTINVLSLLGIVLATGLVVDDGIVVTENIFKKMEQGMNKYQAAKEGSKEIYFAVIATSITLAVIFLPIIFLQGFVGRLFREFGIVVAGAVLISALVSLTLTPVLNVKLTRKVHKHSWFYHKTEPFFQWMENGYFNSLKAFMRVRWIALILIVACFGIIWFIGGGLKSELAPMEDRSQFRLQVTAPEGTSFDYMDKYIDRLGQLMLDSIKPEERRIVLTITAPGFSGAGSVNSGMVRVTLVDPKDRTRSQEDIVNMVNRNLGKYSEGRAFAVQEQTISVNRRSGQPVQFVIQNNNFEKLKEVLPKFLEEANKSGVLMNVDADLKFNKPELNIDIDRIKASQLGVSIADVSQVLQLALSNLRLGYFYREGKQYEVIGQVARNDRDDPTDLKNIYVRNNRNEIISLDNLVNIREETTPPQLYHFNRYKSATISASPVNGRTLGEGIKTMQDIAARLLDDTYSTSLSGPSRDFAESSGNTSFAFILALILIFLVLAAQFESFVDPLVIMFTVPLAIAGAVLSLWIFDQTLNIFSQIGMIMLIGLVTKNGILIVEFANQKQLAGLPKRQAVTEAAQARLRPILMTSLAMSLGALPIALSLGAAATSRIPLGIVIVGGIMFSLVLTLYVIPAMYTFLSFKKKKSELELMEMAEKTHQPEVQHA, from the coding sequence ATGAATATTTCTGAGCTGAGTTTACGGCGACCGGTACTGGCCACCGTACTGAACATAGCGATCGTGTTGTTTGGGGTCATCGGCTTCACCTTCCTTGGCATACGCGACTATCCCGCTATTGACCCGCCCAATGTAAGCGTGGGCACCTCCTACCCCGGCGCCAATGCGGAGATCGTGGAATCACAGATCACCGAACCGCTGGAGAAAGCCATTAATGGTATTGCCGGCGTAAAAAATATCACTTCCACCAGCAGCCAGGGTACCAGCCGTATCAATGTGGAATTTGAACTGAGCATTGACCTGGAAGCCGCGGCTAATGACGTACGTGATAAAGTATCACAGGCTTCCCGCTCCCTGCCGGATGACCTGCCGGCGCCCCCTGTTGTATCGAAAGCAGATGCCAGTTCCGATGCGATCATCTCCATGACGATACAGAGCAATACGCGCAACCAGCTACAGATCACAGAATATGCCAATAACGTGTTGGTGGAAAGGCTGCAAACCATTCCCGGCGTAAGCGCCATCCAGATATGGGGTGAAAAGAGATACGCCATGCGCGTTTGGTTCAACCCGGCCAAACTAAGCGCTTATGGTTTAACGCCCGGCGATGTGCAAAGCGCCCTCGCCCGGGAAAACGTAGAGTTGCCTTCGGGTAAAATATCCGGCAACACCACCGAACTATCCATCCGCACCTACGGCCGCCTGTTTACCGAAGAGGACTTCAATAATGTGATCATCAAAACCGTCAATGGCAATGAGATCCGGCTCAAGGATGTGGCAGAGGCCGTACTGGGACCAGAGAATGAAGAAACCATATTGAAAGAGAGCCTCATTCCCATGATCGCCCTGGCGCTGGTGCCGCAGCCGGGCTCCAACTATGTATCTATCTCCAATGAATTCTATAAACGTTTTGAACAGCTCAAGAAAGAAGTACCCGGCGATATTAAGCTGAATATTGCGCTGGACCAAACAAGGTTTATCAAACAATCCATTTCGGAAGTAGAAGAAACGCTCATCATAGCCCTGATCCTGGTGGTGCTCATCATCTACCTGTTCTTCCGCGACTGGATCATTTCCATCCGGCCTTTGATAGATATCCCGGTATCGCTGATCGGCGCCTTCTTTATTATGTACCTGAGCGGCTTCACCATCAATGTACTTTCTTTACTGGGCATTGTACTGGCTACCGGCCTGGTGGTGGACGATGGTATTGTGGTAACAGAAAACATCTTTAAGAAGATGGAACAGGGCATGAACAAATACCAGGCGGCCAAGGAAGGTTCCAAAGAGATCTACTTTGCGGTCATCGCCACCTCCATCACCCTGGCGGTGATCTTTTTGCCCATCATCTTCCTGCAAGGCTTCGTGGGACGTTTGTTCCGTGAGTTTGGCATCGTGGTGGCAGGTGCTGTATTGATCTCTGCGCTGGTATCCTTAACCTTAACGCCGGTACTCAACGTAAAGCTCACCCGCAAAGTACACAAGCATAGCTGGTTCTACCATAAAACCGAGCCTTTCTTCCAGTGGATGGAAAATGGCTATTTTAATTCACTGAAAGCCTTTATGCGGGTACGCTGGATAGCCCTGATCCTGATCGTAGCCTGTTTTGGCATCATCTGGTTCATTGGCGGCGGCCTTAAATCAGAACTGGCCCCCATGGAGGACCGCAGCCAGTTCCGCCTGCAGGTAACAGCCCCCGAAGGCACTTCCTTCGATTACATGGATAAGTATATAGACCGGCTGGGGCAACTGATGCTGGATTCCATTAAACCCGAAGAACGCCGCATTGTATTAACGATCACCGCACCCGGCTTCAGTGGCGCAGGCTCTGTGAACAGCGGCATGGTGCGGGTGACGCTGGTAGACCCGAAGGACCGCACCCGCTCGCAGGAAGACATTGTGAATATGGTGAACAGGAACCTGGGTAAGTATTCCGAAGGCCGCGCCTTCGCTGTACAGGAACAAACCATCTCGGTCAATCGCCGCTCGGGACAGCCCGTACAGTTCGTTATACAGAACAACAACTTCGAAAAGCTGAAAGAGGTATTGCCGAAGTTCCTCGAAGAAGCGAATAAGAGCGGCGTGTTGATGAACGTGGATGCCGACCTTAAGTTCAATAAGCCGGAACTGAATATTGATATTGACCGCATCAAGGCCAGCCAACTGGGCGTGAGCATTGCCGATGTATCGCAGGTATTGCAACTGGCGTTGAGCAATCTTCGCCTGGGATACTTCTATCGTGAAGGTAAACAGTATGAAGTAATCGGCCAGGTAGCCCGTAATGACCGCGATGACCCTACCGACCTGAAGAATATTTACGTACGCAATAACCGCAATGAAATTATTTCGCTGGATAACCTGGTAAACATACGGGAAGAAACAACTCCCCCCCAACTGTACCATTTTAACCGGTATAAATCGGCCACCATCTCTGCCAGTCCGGTCAATGGCCGCACACTGGGAGAAGGTATCAAGACCATGCAGGATATTGCCGCCCGGTTACTGGACGATACGTATTCTACTTCGCTGTCGGGCCCGTCAAGAGACTTTGCCGAAAGCTCCGGCAATACCAGCTTTGCCTTTATACTGGCGCTGATCCTGATCTTCCTCGTATTGGCGGCACAGTTTGAAAGTTTTGTTGACCCGCTGGTGATCATGTTCACGGTACCGCTGGCGATTGCCGGTGCGGTATTGTCGTTGTGGATCTTTGACCAGACCCTGAATATCTTTTCTCAGATCGGTATGATCATGCTCATTGGCCTGGTGACCAAAAATGGTATCCTGATCGTGGAGTTTGCCAACCAGAAACAACTGGCGGGATTACCCAAGCGACAGGCTGTTACC